In one Leptospira fletcheri genomic region, the following are encoded:
- a CDS encoding MarR family winged helix-turn-helix transcriptional regulator → MARVKVDTLQELSERFRTFSRDLKKEFGNLISREGYTMNEFIVLRSLYPNERLRSADLAKELDVSPAYITVLIEKLRAKGLLDSIRNEDDRRAWDLGLTSNGKKIFQKLDSKFTNCVRERFQTLSGPEIESMNRMMIRLMEKKES, encoded by the coding sequence ATGGCGCGAGTAAAAGTCGATACTCTTCAGGAATTGTCGGAACGATTCCGGACATTCTCTCGCGATCTGAAAAAGGAATTCGGCAATTTGATTTCCCGTGAAGGATACACTATGAACGAATTCATCGTTCTTCGAAGTCTTTATCCGAACGAGAGGTTACGATCTGCCGATCTTGCCAAAGAACTCGACGTCAGCCCTGCATACATAACTGTATTGATCGAAAAGCTGAGGGCGAAAGGTCTGTTGGATTCGATTCGGAACGAGGACGATAGAAGGGCCTGGGACCTGGGTCTTACCTCGAACGGTAAAAAAATCTTTCAAAAGCTGGATTCGAAATTCACCAATTGTGTTCGGGAAAGGTTTCAGACTTTGAGCGGTCCGGAAATCGAATCCATGAATAGAATGATGATTCGTTTAATGGAAAAGAAAGAGTCCTAA
- a CDS encoding inositol monophosphatase family protein produces MSYENDIKIRYQHFLNFVPTVMEFLVKTHEEEDLSISYKGNIESDLVTKADKGSENLIVNEIRRVFPEDHILGEEGSVYEGRTRFKWIIDPLDGTVNYSHRIPFYCVCIGLEDVETRNAVMGIVPLPALGIVYHAMSGGGAFRDKVSISVSKTKELKNALLCTGFPYDKGDRIDRLVFNLKNFLLRSRGIRRTGSAGLDICWVADGKFDAFWEEDLKPWDMTAAAAILQEAGGKLSTFDNNDFHPYVSNIIASNGTLHEKMVETLEEYLNRL; encoded by the coding sequence ATGAGCTACGAAAACGACATCAAAATCAGATACCAACATTTCCTAAATTTCGTTCCTACGGTGATGGAATTCCTAGTCAAAACTCATGAAGAGGAAGACTTGTCGATTTCCTACAAAGGGAACATCGAATCAGATCTGGTAACCAAGGCGGACAAAGGATCGGAAAATCTGATCGTTAACGAAATCCGTCGCGTCTTTCCGGAAGACCATATTTTAGGGGAAGAAGGTTCCGTTTATGAAGGGCGGACCCGGTTTAAATGGATTATCGATCCTCTCGACGGTACGGTGAATTATTCCCATCGGATTCCTTTTTACTGTGTGTGCATAGGTTTGGAGGATGTGGAAACCAGGAACGCGGTTATGGGAATCGTTCCTTTGCCGGCTCTCGGAATAGTGTATCATGCGATGTCCGGTGGAGGCGCTTTTCGCGACAAAGTTTCCATCTCGGTTTCGAAAACGAAAGAGCTGAAAAACGCACTACTTTGCACCGGATTCCCGTACGACAAAGGCGATCGAATAGATAGATTGGTCTTTAATCTTAAGAACTTTCTTCTCCGATCCAGAGGGATTAGAAGAACAGGATCTGCGGGACTGGATATATGTTGGGTGGCGGACGGTAAGTTCGACGCGTTTTGGGAAGAAGACCTCAAGCCTTGGGACATGACCGCCGCCGCTGCCATTTTACAGGAAGCGGGCGGGAAATTAAGTACGTTCGATAATAACGATTTTCATCCTTACGTGTCCAATATTATCGCTTCGAACGGAACGTTGCACGAAAAAATGGTCGAAACTTTGGAAGAATATCTGAACCGACTTTGA
- a CDS encoding YkvA family protein, translating to MEEDKIESVKKGFWEKVKKVAGKVPFLPDAIALYFAMLDPDTPLKAKLTIAGALTYFLTPWDVIPDVFIGAGYLDDAAVIAAVIQAATIFIKEEHRNKAKEFLGSASKEQKI from the coding sequence ATGGAAGAAGATAAGATCGAATCGGTAAAAAAAGGGTTTTGGGAAAAAGTGAAGAAGGTCGCCGGAAAAGTCCCTTTTTTACCGGACGCCATCGCTTTATATTTCGCCATGCTAGATCCGGACACCCCACTGAAAGCGAAACTTACCATCGCCGGAGCGCTGACCTATTTTTTAACGCCTTGGGACGTGATTCCCGACGTTTTTATCGGGGCAGGCTATCTAGATGATGCGGCGGTAATCGCGGCAGTGATTCAAGCAGCGACGATTTTTATCAAGGAAGAGCATAGAAACAAGGCAAAGGAGTTCTTAGGTTCCGCTTCTAAAGAACAAAAAATTTAA
- a CDS encoding RluA family pseudouridine synthase: MNMELRSEVDPEWEGARIDKFLKETLGDEISRASVQHWIDSGWVKDASGKKIDKASYKVRPGETFEISVPPKPPLNLEPIQMNLEVLKETPEYMIIRKPAGIASHSGPGDRSATLVNGLLYKFKELSRIGGEARPGIVHRLDKPTEGLMLVAKNDTAHARLSELFRTRKITKKYLAWTQGSLPDGEGTVDLPIGRHPTERLKMTVTSKGRPSVTHYQVLKTVVSKNGRKFSLVEALLETGRTHQIRVHMQSLRAPVVGDLLYSKNAQIFQSFGLLLLSYHLEFVDPFSKEEVSVVLPIPERFLRFEKSTDHF; encoded by the coding sequence ATGAATATGGAACTGCGTTCCGAAGTAGACCCGGAATGGGAAGGTGCTCGAATCGATAAATTCCTGAAGGAAACTTTAGGAGATGAAATTTCCCGTGCATCCGTTCAGCACTGGATCGATTCCGGTTGGGTAAAAGACGCTTCCGGAAAGAAAATAGATAAAGCCTCCTATAAAGTCAGACCCGGAGAAACTTTCGAAATTTCCGTTCCTCCTAAGCCGCCCTTAAATTTGGAGCCCATCCAGATGAATTTGGAAGTTCTGAAAGAGACTCCGGAGTATATGATTATTCGGAAACCCGCGGGAATCGCATCCCATAGTGGCCCGGGAGATCGCTCGGCGACATTGGTGAACGGCCTTCTATATAAATTTAAGGAGCTGTCCAGGATCGGTGGGGAGGCGAGACCTGGAATCGTCCATCGATTGGATAAACCTACCGAAGGATTGATGTTGGTCGCGAAGAACGACACGGCTCACGCAAGACTTTCCGAGTTGTTTCGGACACGTAAAATCACGAAAAAATACCTGGCTTGGACACAAGGCTCTTTGCCGGATGGCGAAGGCACCGTGGATTTACCCATAGGGAGACATCCTACGGAAAGATTGAAGATGACGGTCACTTCGAAAGGTCGACCTTCCGTAACTCATTATCAGGTCCTGAAAACCGTCGTCTCCAAAAATGGCCGGAAATTCTCTTTAGTCGAAGCGCTCCTAGAGACCGGAAGAACTCACCAGATCCGGGTTCATATGCAAAGTCTCAGAGCTCCCGTAGTCGGGGATTTGCTCTATTCTAAAAACGCGCAGATCTTCCAATCTTTCGGACTCCTTCTTTTGTCCTATCATCTGGAATTCGTGGATCCGTTTTCGAAGGAAGAGGTGTCGGTAGTTTTGCCGATTCCGGAACGCTTTCTTAGATTCGAAAAAAGCACGGATCATTTCTGA
- the loa22 gene encoding OmpA family outer membrane lipoprotein Loa22 — MAKKILNFLLVGATAFSLSFCASSETKEQPAPEPQAQTNANESSAASSRSIDLGSPEGIANTFNDKIKDFRYPDGITRPGFSYKKADVSAGDFSEWSKANVAVLKDALGKLPDSWVLQITGHTDQVGPEEAEGDKKGNVFYGDIRAKAVKQALVKQGIPANRIVTKSAGSSSPVSGLEAKDPKNRRVTFSFVAGTASAPPAQPETQQQPQPSSNPPQQQ, encoded by the coding sequence ATGGCTAAAAAAATTCTTAACTTCCTGTTAGTCGGTGCAACGGCTTTTTCACTTTCTTTCTGCGCTTCGTCGGAAACGAAAGAGCAGCCGGCACCCGAACCGCAGGCACAAACCAATGCGAATGAAAGCTCTGCGGCTTCATCACGTAGCATAGATCTGGGCTCTCCGGAAGGAATCGCGAATACTTTTAACGATAAAATCAAAGATTTCCGCTATCCAGATGGAATTACTCGTCCGGGATTCAGCTACAAAAAAGCGGATGTAAGTGCGGGCGATTTTAGCGAATGGTCCAAAGCGAACGTTGCCGTTCTGAAGGACGCTCTCGGAAAACTTCCGGATTCTTGGGTTCTACAAATCACCGGTCATACGGATCAAGTCGGCCCGGAAGAAGCGGAAGGCGATAAAAAAGGAAACGTTTTTTACGGAGATATCCGCGCTAAAGCGGTCAAACAAGCCCTGGTAAAACAAGGAATTCCCGCAAATAGAATCGTTACGAAAAGCGCCGGTTCTTCGTCCCCGGTTTCCGGCCTAGAGGCTAAAGACCCTAAAAACCGCAGAGTCACTTTCAGTTTTGTGGCAGGAACCGCTTCTGCACCTCCTGCTCAACCGGAAACTCAACAACAACCTCAACCTAGCAGCAACCCGCCGCAACAGCAATAA
- the fumC gene encoding class II fumarate hydratase codes for MKTRIETDSMGEIEVDDSKYWGAQTERSLHHFHIGNDRFPREMIRALGILKKSAAIVNAELGLLPEDKRKLIVQAADEVISGKLDEHFPLSVWQTGSGTQTNMNTNEVISNRAIELAGGTKGSKKPIHPNDDVNKAQSSNDTFPTAMHIAAAEQLVKKLIPALEQFRDTLRKKAGEFKDIIKIGRTHLQDATPLTLGQEFSGYVKQLDYNIERVRACLPSVYRLALGGTAVGTGLNTHPEFALRAASQISKETGLPFVSAENKFEALAAHDSLVETHGVLKTVAASFMKIANDIRWLSSGPRCGIGEISIPENEPGSSIMPGKVNPTQSEQMTMVAAQVIANDVAVNIGGASGNFELNVFKPLIIHNVLNSIRILSDSAVSFEEHCARGIVANKEKIAEHLRNSLMLVTALNPHIGYDNAAKIAKNAHKKGTSLKESGIELGLLTGDQFDQWVLPEKMISPGLD; via the coding sequence ATGAAAACTAGGATCGAAACCGACTCTATGGGAGAGATCGAAGTAGACGACTCCAAATATTGGGGCGCTCAAACGGAACGATCATTACATCATTTTCATATCGGTAACGACCGATTCCCGAGAGAAATGATCCGTGCCCTAGGGATATTGAAAAAATCCGCAGCCATAGTAAATGCGGAACTCGGCCTTTTACCTGAAGACAAAAGGAAATTGATCGTTCAGGCAGCGGATGAAGTCATTTCGGGCAAGCTGGACGAACATTTCCCTTTAAGCGTATGGCAGACCGGTTCCGGAACCCAGACGAATATGAATACCAACGAGGTCATTTCGAATCGAGCTATCGAACTTGCCGGAGGAACGAAAGGCTCCAAGAAGCCGATCCATCCCAACGACGACGTAAACAAGGCTCAATCCTCGAACGACACGTTTCCGACAGCGATGCATATCGCTGCGGCGGAGCAATTGGTTAAAAAACTGATTCCCGCTTTGGAACAATTCAGGGATACTCTGCGTAAGAAAGCGGGAGAATTCAAAGATATCATCAAAATCGGAAGAACTCACTTGCAGGACGCGACTCCTCTCACGTTGGGCCAGGAGTTTTCCGGTTATGTCAAGCAATTGGATTATAATATCGAGAGGGTAAGGGCCTGTCTTCCTTCCGTCTATAGGCTTGCATTGGGTGGAACCGCGGTAGGGACTGGATTGAATACCCATCCCGAATTCGCATTACGTGCCGCTTCCCAAATCTCGAAAGAAACGGGCCTCCCCTTTGTTTCGGCGGAAAATAAATTCGAAGCTCTTGCAGCTCATGATTCGCTGGTCGAAACCCACGGAGTTTTAAAGACCGTCGCAGCTTCGTTTATGAAGATCGCGAACGATATCCGTTGGCTTTCCTCGGGGCCCCGTTGTGGAATCGGTGAGATTTCCATTCCGGAAAACGAACCCGGATCCTCTATCATGCCCGGGAAGGTAAACCCCACTCAATCCGAACAAATGACGATGGTCGCTGCACAGGTCATCGCGAACGATGTCGCAGTCAACATAGGAGGCGCCTCGGGAAATTTCGAGCTAAACGTGTTTAAGCCTCTGATTATCCATAACGTATTGAATTCGATCCGTATTCTTTCGGATTCGGCTGTTTCTTTCGAAGAGCATTGCGCTAGGGGAATCGTCGCCAACAAGGAGAAAATTGCGGAACATCTTCGAAATAGTTTAATGTTGGTGACGGCTTTGAACCCGCATATCGGATATGATAACGCGGCGAAAATCGCCAAAAACGCGCATAAGAAAGGCACAAGCCTAAAAGAATCCGGTATAGAGCTGGGTTTATTGACCGGTGATCAATTTGACCAATGGGTATTGCCGGAAAAAATGATTTCCCCGGGTCTGGATTAA
- a CDS encoding malic enzyme-like NAD(P)-binding protein, producing MREKSLEYHSQHPKGKIEVVPTKPTRDSYDLSLAYSPGVAYPCLEIKENPDLVYEYTNKGNLVGIITNGTAILGLGDIGPAAGKPVMEGKAVLFKKFAGIDVFDIEVDAKNPEEFVNAVKMLEPTFGGINLEDIKAPESFYIEEQLIQRMNIPVFHDDQHGTAIITVAGLLNAFELNGKRPSEIKLVICGAGAAGIAIAELVQHIGVRKENIFLVDTKGVIHHERTDLNETKQKYVQNTKARTLADIMQNADVFVGVSVADMVDESMVRSMAKSPVIFALANPDPEIPYSVAKGVRSDLIMGTGRSDNPNQVNNVLGFPFIFRGALDIRARHITLEMKLAAARALAELARLDVPESVSAAYGGEKFKFGPDYLIPKPFDQRVLYHVAPAVAEAAVQSGTARRPYPGREKYIAFLEGLMRA from the coding sequence ATGAGAGAAAAATCGCTCGAATATCATTCTCAGCACCCTAAAGGCAAAATCGAAGTAGTTCCCACAAAACCGACTCGCGATTCCTATGATCTTTCTTTGGCCTATTCTCCCGGGGTAGCTTATCCTTGTTTGGAAATCAAAGAAAATCCGGACCTAGTCTATGAATATACGAACAAGGGAAATCTTGTCGGAATCATCACGAACGGCACTGCGATTTTAGGATTGGGGGATATCGGTCCCGCCGCCGGGAAACCGGTCATGGAAGGAAAGGCGGTGCTCTTTAAGAAATTCGCTGGAATCGACGTTTTCGATATCGAGGTGGATGCGAAGAATCCGGAAGAATTCGTGAACGCGGTGAAAATGCTGGAGCCTACTTTTGGCGGAATCAATCTGGAGGACATTAAAGCTCCGGAAAGTTTTTATATCGAAGAACAACTCATACAGAGGATGAACATTCCTGTTTTCCACGACGACCAGCACGGTACGGCGATCATCACCGTAGCAGGGCTCCTGAATGCTTTCGAGCTGAACGGAAAACGACCTAGCGAAATTAAGCTCGTGATCTGCGGAGCCGGTGCTGCCGGAATTGCGATCGCAGAGTTGGTGCAGCATATTGGAGTGAGGAAAGAAAACATCTTTTTGGTGGATACCAAAGGAGTGATCCATCACGAGCGTACGGACCTGAACGAGACCAAGCAGAAGTATGTACAAAATACCAAAGCTAGGACTTTAGCGGATATCATGCAAAATGCGGACGTTTTCGTCGGCGTATCCGTTGCAGATATGGTCGACGAGTCGATGGTCCGCTCCATGGCAAAATCTCCCGTGATTTTTGCGTTGGCCAACCCCGATCCGGAAATTCCGTATTCTGTCGCTAAAGGCGTTCGATCGGATTTGATTATGGGAACAGGTAGAAGTGATAATCCGAACCAAGTGAATAATGTCTTGGGTTTCCCGTTTATTTTCCGCGGGGCCTTGGATATTCGGGCCAGGCATATTACACTGGAAATGAAATTGGCGGCGGCACGGGCGCTTGCGGAACTTGCGCGTTTGGACGTACCGGAATCCGTGAGCGCGGCCTACGGAGGGGAAAAATTCAAATTTGGCCCCGACTATTTGATTCCGAAACCGTTCGATCAACGCGTCTTATATCATGTAGCGCCTGCAGTTGCGGAAGCCGCCGTCCAGAGTGGTACCGCAAGAAGACCGTATCCGGGAAGGGAAAAATACATCGCTTTTTTGGAAGGTTTGATGCGGGCATAA
- the mnmE gene encoding tRNA uridine-5-carboxymethylaminomethyl(34) synthesis GTPase MnmE — MADTIAAVSTASGAGAIGILRISGPDALKISLLHLRGIGSETNRVSVRPRHAHTFNFVDHDRKLDRVVFLFFPGPNSFTGEDLCEIHAHGNPILLREVLECLFRSGARPAKQGEFTKRAFLNGKLDLNEAEAIGRIIQARSRFELELAQKNAFGELSRLASNLRSQLISLKAECEAEIDFSTEDLTFESLVQRKNRIQKVLETCENLLKKSGQAETLLERSRVVLYGEPNTGKSSLMNLILGRERSIISDIPGTTRDYVSEEFLLAGIPIRLTDTAGVRETGDKVERMGIERSEKEFSSADVRVFVIDLSQEIDWGKFVRSNLSKLNGAVIAANKFDIASPTWNPSAIRNIISDAVVCEVSCKTRQGVDELIREISAKLQSLESSEDYVLLEERNRFHFLSIVRSLNACLLLIEENAPAEVYIKEIDTALDEIGEVNGRVDTEEVLGRIFSKFCVGK, encoded by the coding sequence AATCTCCCTTTTACACCTTAGAGGAATCGGATCCGAAACGAACCGAGTTTCGGTCCGACCTAGGCACGCGCATACTTTCAACTTCGTCGATCATGACAGAAAGTTGGATCGGGTCGTGTTTCTTTTTTTCCCCGGACCGAATTCGTTTACCGGGGAGGATCTTTGCGAAATTCATGCGCACGGAAATCCGATTTTATTAAGAGAAGTTCTCGAATGCCTTTTTCGATCAGGGGCAAGACCCGCGAAGCAAGGAGAATTTACGAAGCGCGCTTTCTTGAATGGAAAGTTGGATTTAAACGAAGCGGAGGCGATCGGTCGGATCATCCAAGCCAGATCGCGTTTCGAATTGGAACTTGCCCAGAAGAACGCTTTCGGCGAGCTTTCCCGTCTTGCATCGAATCTTCGGAGCCAACTGATTTCGTTAAAAGCGGAATGCGAAGCGGAAATCGATTTCTCCACCGAAGACCTGACCTTCGAGTCTTTAGTACAGAGAAAGAATCGGATCCAAAAGGTTTTGGAAACCTGCGAGAACCTGCTGAAAAAATCCGGCCAAGCGGAAACTCTTCTGGAGCGAAGCCGAGTAGTTTTATACGGGGAACCCAATACGGGAAAATCCAGCCTGATGAATTTGATTCTCGGGCGTGAAAGGTCCATCATTTCGGATATTCCCGGGACTACTAGGGATTATGTGAGCGAGGAATTCCTACTTGCCGGGATTCCGATCCGCCTTACGGACACGGCCGGGGTTCGCGAGACCGGCGACAAGGTGGAAAGAATGGGAATCGAAAGGAGCGAAAAGGAATTTTCGTCGGCGGATGTTCGCGTGTTCGTAATCGATCTATCGCAAGAAATCGACTGGGGAAAGTTCGTGCGATCCAACCTTTCAAAACTGAACGGAGCCGTGATCGCCGCCAACAAATTCGACATTGCGAGTCCTACTTGGAATCCTTCCGCGATCCGAAATATAATTTCTGATGCCGTCGTCTGCGAGGTTTCCTGCAAAACGAGACAGGGTGTCGACGAGTTGATCCGCGAAATTTCCGCCAAGCTGCAAAGTCTGGAGAGTTCCGAGGATTATGTCCTTTTGGAGGAAAGAAATCGTTTTCATTTTCTTTCCATCGTCCGATCTCTGAATGCATGTCTTCTCCTGATCGAGGAAAATGCCCCTGCGGAAGTGTACATTAAGGAAATCGATACAGCCCTCGATGAAATCGGGGAAGTGAACGGACGGGTGGATACGGAAGAAGTCTTGGGCAGAATTTTTAGCAAGTTTTGCGTCGGTAAGTGA